CAAGTTCTTGGTTAGCGAAACCCCCAGGCGCTCGGGTGATTCGTGACGCGGCTAGCGGTTGAAGGGGATGGGATGAGCGACACCGCTCTGGTGCTTTTTTCCGCGGGCCAAGATTCGGCCACGTGCTTGGCCTGGGCGCTGGAGCGATATCACCGCGTCGAAACTATCGGTTTTTTCTATGGACAAAGACACGCCGTTGAGTTGGCGCAACGGCCGCTTATCCGTGCTGCCATGTCGGATTTAAGTTTGAGATGGCGCGATCGGCTTGGTGACGATGTCGTCGTCGATCTCGCTGGCTATGGCGCACTAGCGGAAAGCGCCCTGACCACCCAGCGCGCAATCGAGATGGCCGAAAGCGGCCTTCCCACCACGTTCGTGCCAGGCCGCAATTTGGTGTTCCTCGCAGTGGCGGCGGCGCACGCCTACCGCCGCGGCGCCGACG
This window of the alpha proteobacterium U9-1i genome carries:
- a CDS encoding queuosine biosynthesis QueC ATPase; the encoded protein is MSDTALVLFSAGQDSATCLAWALERYHRVETIGFFYGQRHAVELAQRPLIRAAMSDLSLRWRDRLGDDVVVDLAGYGALAESALTTQRAIEMAESGLPTTFVPGRNLVFLAVAAAHAYRRGADVLVGGMCETDYSGYPDCRRATLDAMQQALSLGLDRPTIVETPLMHRTKAQTWALAHALGGDAFVDLIVEQTHTCYEGDRSRRHAWGYGCETCPACDLRAKGWAEWKASA